TcaacaataatattttattatcatttattaaattttccagatctcattgttttcttatttgatcCAGAGATTTCTTAGTagtagatttctttattttctaatgtaTTAGGGGatcgtttttaattttttttctgatttctagcCTATATTCTTATTCAAAATTATAGTGCTTTGAAATGTTTTGAGATTTGCTTTTTTGAGTTTTGTAGgactattttaatatatgttctattccttccttctctcattcTTAGACTCTAGTTGCACAGATGTTAGCTAATTTTACTGTACCCTCTGGTCTCTTTtgtcctttgtttttcttcctcttctttttgtctcaTTGTTTCAGTTTGATATAGTTTCTTCCAACTAATTATTCCTTTTAAGTGTGTTTAACCTTCAGTTAAATGTATCTTTcaagttttaaatttcagatatatttttttaagtccagaatttccttaaattttttttttccgttttaCTGTCAACCATTCAATCTTATCTTTAACTTATTTGAACACACCAAgcttagttatttaaaaattgctaTGGGTAATTCCATGATCAGTAtggatttgtttctattttcttttctattttttctcttggttttctatCATGTTGTTTTGTCTGCTCCCCTGTGTTTATGATGAGTGTGAGACATTGAATATCAAGAAAATGTAGAGGTaatttaaagttaagaaaatgtTCTCTTCATCCAAAGTTTATATTGCATCTGTCCTGTAGCTAGAGACACTGGCAATCCTCATTTGTCTTAATCTGATTATAGATTGAGAAGACTAGAGATGAAATTAAGTCTATCTCCCAGTCCACTGGTGCTTCTTCTCTGTAGCTCATCATAATTGTCATGCATGGACTCGGGGAGGGTTGTGAAGGCACCCTCTTTGTTGTGCTATATTACCCTCGCTCTATGAATCTAGCAAAAGCCTTGCTGAACTTCTTAGCATCTTCTAAAGTTGACAGATGCATCAAATGCCAAGCTTACCtctctgtcttcacttcttttccaaATCTTAGCCAATAACATAATTcttcactgcttttttttctctctaatacTTTCAAATATATCTGTTTTACAGTTTATcctgtgtttctaatttttcttattgAAAGAATTGGTGTGATGGCTAATGGTCTATTTTGCCACTTAGGACCTCCCTATTTAATCCTCTCatgtttcaatttctttctttgtacactgttttctgaattaatttctcatttctaTCTTCAAATTcatgggttggcaaactatggcctatGTGCCAGCCATCTATTTTTGTAGAAAAACTTCTATTGGAACACTGTCATGTGCATTTGTTTAAATATGGTTTGTGGCTGCTTTTGCCTTACATTGGCAAAGTTGAGTCATTGTGGTAGAGACCTTATGACCCACTTAGCCTAAAATTTTTACTATCTGTTATTAAGAAAAAGTGTGCTGATCCCTGttctaattcattaatttttctctatttttttaatccagtctgtttattttttctactgaccttaaaaaattaatgatattttaaatatctaaattatctattttttcatatctacctatagttttatatatatgcatatatatgtatatatgtgtatgtgtgtactatATATATAGCCTTATAATCCAAATCCAAATAAGTGGGCGAGAGGCAAAAATAACTCACTGGAACTAGTATAGCAGAAACCACAATGCTATACTACTCTCtcaaactattaattttttttctcactagaTACAGAACAATGGCAGTGAGAACCACACTGACATGGAATGAGGAAAAGAGTCTTCAAAAGCTGCTTGGAAATGTTTCTTTGATACTTCTTTATAAGTCTACTGTCCATGGAAACAGAATTAGCAATATGCATGATAGGTGCATTCGTCAGGGATCCACTGTAACAATGATTTATTGCCCCACGAATAGTTTTGGTATCTTTATGCTTGGGCATTATCCTGAAATCTCTGAAAGTTTTAGAAAGCCAAATACTTCCTTCTATTTTTCacttcaaaagaataaaacaatggaAATGACAGGTGCATTTTTAAATTCAACATCGAAAATTAGCAATGACCAACTGgaatttcagttttctatttctcccGTTCAGTACTTATCTCTAGATTTATACAACAGAACCATTGTTATACCTCaacttttaatggaaaaattagGACTAAATTCTGACTTACGCTACCGAGTTTTGGAATGTGAAGTTTTTCGAGTGGAAGGTATGTTAAATTAGATAATCCTACATTCTGGTTCTAGTCTTTGTGTTTGGTAGGTCATAATTAATCTACGTGAACAAGGAAAAAGGAGACAGACAATTGAATTTCATGCCGCAAAATTTTTTATAAGCTCAAAAATGAAACCTGGAAGGCCTAAAGGTTATGGGGTTACTACCCAGAAAGAATAGGCAGCTTTGATCAAAGTAAGTTGAGAAGTGTGAGTGAAGAGGTGGAGatggagatagagagagagaaagggtggggggaaggcctCAGTATTTTGACACGTGACACGTTTTGGGTCAGCTCGAGGACCTCTAGGCATAATTATATGAGTTTGCAGAGTGACTTaatgtacaaagaagaaaattttagctCCTCTTCATCTCGTTATGCTGCCGACCCTAACTCCTAACCCAACAGCTCAGCTGGGTTACGCAAGAAGACTCAATACCCTATTTAGAAGGTAGACTTGGCCACATTAAACCAGACAAGTTTAAACATTATTATGCTGTTTATTTCCTTTAGGAATTAAGGATGCTGCAGGCTACATAAACAGGATAACAAGAGCCACACAGTAAGTTAGTTTCTTGGACTATCTATTACTCATTTCATTACTCACCAACTGTATAAATGGCATCaacaaatagtaaaattaaaaattgtatcaCTTGGAGTGATAAAAATCGGTTATAGTGTTCCAGACATAATGTGTTCAAGACAATGtagaacagcaacaaaaacaaaaccactaccAACTGAAACTTTTAAGATCCACCTGATGACAATTTGACTTCATGTTTCACTTTGGCCCTGTTACATTCAAAGTTTTCCAGACAGAGTCAAGatgaccattttaaaaaattcctctgAATCCTTTCCTTGAGAATAAAGTTTTCGAGGAACCtcggaaaattttaaaaacaaagtcccTTCTCCCCAGTTTATAGATAAATGCCtgcattgcatttattttatttttatttctccttaataTAACCTTTTTACTGAAAATTCATCTTCAGTGTTACTGTTATTTCTTATTAGATTTATATGGTCTAAGGCTAACAGTTTAGCAATGATTTGGTTGCTGGTTAATGTTTAACTTAGTCAGATATAGATAAGTGCATTTTCTTCAAGCACAAAATGTATAACCTTAGACCCTTTCAAGTCATATGATAGATgttaatatcaaaataataagTAAGCATTAAACCATACCTTTCAGAGGGAAGAAAAGCGCCAGGAAAATTGTATTCTTCCTTATGGAAATTTGCCTGTTGTATTTAACTACTGCATTTTTACAGGCACAGAAATAGTCTCTTAGCAGACCTCAGAGCCTACAGGCCCTATGCAGACTTGGTTTCAGAAATCCGTATTCTCTTGTTGGGTCCAGTGGGGTCCGGAAAGTCCAGTTTTTTCAATTCAGTGAAGTCCATTTTCCACGGTCATTTGACTCACCAAGCCATAGTGGGGTCTGATGTCACCAGCATTACTGAACAGGTAAGTTATTTCAGGATTTTCTGAGGATTTTGTTTTATGgattacaattattattttataagaaatgaCCATGAGAAGCAAAACAGTGATTTAAACCTTCACAGGGGTAAATCAATCTATCAATGCTCCTATAAAGACTATCTTATTTGTAAATTAATAGATTTAAGGAAATAGTACAATACtaacaccatttttaaaaatgttacctGAAAGACCTACCAATTACAGTGCAATATTTATCTAGAAACTTCCATTCTGTGCTTGTCAATGTTATcatacaaacaaaaagaataaagggaattaatagaaaatttcataatcaagctgtgtttttctatGATTGCTATAGTCTAATATTGTTATCTTCTGATTGGGAATATGTTGTACATTGTCAATGCATAATTTGGCATAAGACAGCAATAGCTCATTTTAGTTTTGTGTCACATTCAATAACTGAAAGTATTTTCTAGGACTTTCAAGAATCACATCTTATTTCTTGATGTTGGCTATATTCTATCCACTTGAGTGGCTTTATTATGATATATCAGCCTAGCCTTAGGAGCCAAGGCAAAATACCACAACAGCAAATCAGGACATTAAGCATTGATTGAAATGTTTATGTTTGCTAAATACTGTGTTGCAATAGAGACCTAAGGGCAAATAATACTTGGTCCCTTTACTGAGGGATCTCAGGGACCAAtgcaattaataaaaaaataagtagtatTCAATGTGATAGATGCTATAATAGTGGTACTCATCAGGACAGaatttctctgccttctttttATGTTGAAAACTCCTAAGGCATTGCTTTAAGAGAAGATGTAAGTCCTTAAGTCCAAATAGAATGCAAATACTATATACACTGAAGGAAAACGGGACAGAGTATTTGTGAaggaaatggaatattttattgCTCAGAGACCCTTCTTTCTGAAGAATTGAAGTAAAGGAAACAGGTTAATGGTTAATGTCACTATGAATGTGCCTATTGATCTTGAAATTTTATAATGTACTTTAAGTATCTAACTCTCATGCTTCATGTAATTCCTTTCATGTTGAGGTACCAGTAAACCCCATTCACTTAGATCAAAATCTCCAGTGGGATTGCTCCTAGGCATTTCATGGAGCAATGGGAGCTTTGACTCCATCACAAATTACAATAGGTTGAGATTCTTGGGAGAACTGAATAAGTGATTGGTTGGGCTGTTGAGCAGGGAAAGAAAATAACCTCTAATTTAAGATATTAGTCATTGTTCTGCCAAAATGTGGCATGGCTTTAACTCCTGATCTGAAGAGTCTTATCTTGAGTGGTACAGACTGTCGAATACCAATCGTTCGGATAAATTTGGAAAAGGAGTAAACTCGTGTATGTTGGTCTCCACCACTAACTCACATCAGGTTGAAAGGATCGttgacaaaaggaaaaacaaaaaagggaagacAGAGTATTTGGTTCGGTGGAAGGGCTATGACAGTGGGGATAACACCTGGGAGCCGGAGCAGCACCTGGTGAACCGAGAGGAGTATATCCACGATTTTAACAGGCTCCACACCGAGAAGCAGAAGGAGGGCACCTTCACCAGAACCAATCGGACCTCCCCGAACAATGCTAGGAAACAGATTTCCAGACCCACCAACAGCATCTTTTCCAAGGCCTCTCCTAAATCACTAATGGCCGGCAAAGAGCACGAGCCCAAGACCAGCCCGCTGTTTGCCGCCGGCCAGAAGTTCAGGAAGAACCCAGCCCCGTCCCTCTTGAACCGGAAGAACATGGACCTGGCCACGGCAGGCATAAAGATCCTCGTGCCCAAGAGCCCTATCAAGAGCAGGACCGCGGGGGACGGCTTTCAGAACGAGCGCCCCGAGAAACTGGACCCCGCCGAGCAAGGGCAGGAGGACACGGTGGCGCTGGCGGTGGCGGCCACAAAGCCGGTCGGGGCTCTGCCGGGCCCCGGTGCCGAGCGGCCGCGGATGGGGGGGCCGGCCCGGGATACCCCTGCTGGTGCCTCAGGTGTCCGGCCCCCTGACCGCGGCCATGGCCACGGGGCTAGCCGTGAAGGGGAAAGGTTCCTCCCCATTCACGGACGCGCGCACAGCCAACAAGACCACCAACCTGCAGACGTCGGTCACGGGAGTGACGACCGGGAGGAGGAAATTCATCGACGACGGACGAGACCAGCCCTTTGACCAGCGGCAGTGAGGCAGACGGAAAGCACCTACAGGTACAGGGACATCGTCGTCCGGAAGCAGGAAGGCTTCACCCACATCCTGCTGTCCACGAAGTCGTCCGAGAACAACTCACTCAACCCAGAGGTGAGGGCGGAAGTGCAGAGCGCCGAGAGCACGGCCGCCACCGAGACAGCAAGCCGGTGCTGCTCGGCAGCCTGGGCAGCGTCTTCTGCTGCGGCCTCGACTTCATCTACTTCATCCGGCGGCGCGCCAGACCGACGACCGGAAGAGGGAGAACACGAAGATGGCCGAGGCCTTCAGAAACTTCGTGAATGCTTTCATTCAGTTTAAGAAGCCTATCACTGCAGCCGTAAACGGCCCAGCCATTGGACGAGGAGCGTCCATACTGCCTCTCTGTGACGTGGTTTGGGCCAATGAAAAGGCTCGGTTCCAAACACCCGCTGCTATCTTCGGACAGAGGCCAGACGGCTGTACCACCGTTATGTTTCCCACGGTAATGGGAGGAGCATCTGCGAACGAAACGCTGCTCAGCAGGCGGAAGCTGACGGCGCAGGCGGCGTGCGGCAAAGGCCTGGGCGCCTAGGTATTCTGGCCCGGGACCTTCACCCGGGAAGTCATGGTCCGCCTTAAGGAGCTCGCCTCCTGCAACCAGGTTGTGCTCGTGGAATCCAAGGCCCTCGTGCGCTGCAGCAGAaagctggagctggagcaggcCAACGAGCGGGAGTGCGAGGTGCTGAAGAAGATCTGGGGCTCGGCCCAGGGCATGGACTCCATGCTCAAGTACCTGCAGAGGAAGATCGACGAGCTCTGACGGCCGGGCTGCCCCCAGACGACCCCGGAATCGCATGGCGCAGGGAGGCTGGGGCTCCCCGGGGCCCGGACCCACCCTCCCAGCCTGAAACACGTTCACTTGGCGCTCACGCTTGGAAGCAGGACTTGAAATAGCCAAGCAATTTATTACCAAGGAGTTTCTAAGTactgtaactttaaaataaataactacaaaGCTCCTTTGTCCAAACGtcattattttatacttaatacaCACACAGGTATAAAAGTATAATGGAGAGCTCTGGGCTGCTCTTTGAGGCTCTAATTTTTGTTATCTTTGGCTAGGACTGTATAAAAAAGAAGTGTGTTTTCCTAGTTTGGGTGTCAGAAAAGTCTGGAATaatgtttgttttccttgttttttaccCTCTCGAAAACAGAATCTAAAGAGGTGTTAGCCAGCCTCGCCTCCCCTGCCCcaaatagaaatacagaaaaatctgAGGCATGCCTTTGTCTCCAAGAAGGTACAAAACCTCCGAGATGGAAAATTCTAAATCAATGGGAAGACTTATCTTTCAGGATAAGTACTTCTGATTAAACACCCACTGATGGACATACCCCCAGACTAAAACGCATGTAGGATTCACGCTGAGAAGTCAATtgattctcccttcttttttaaatatgtcCGATTCTTACCCAGTTGACAGGAAGAAACCACTCTCTCTAGGGGAAAGCTTGTTGTGCTGTATTAGTGAATCACTGAATAGCGGTAAGTATGATATCTAAGTTATAAGTTAATCTTAGTGGGTATATAATTAGTTTTTTCTGACCCTTTTGAAAAATAACTACATAAGTGCTTCTTGTTGCTGGGTGAAAACTACTACTTTATATACAGTTTTGGTTTTCTATTTGCAGATATGATTGATGTATTAcaccaaaaataaaagtatttttatgtttataaagtGTAATTTTTAGGTTCacttagaatatattttatttaacaagttAAAATTCTTTTGGCACACTATTAAATGCAGAAACTCCTTTTTAAGAGAAAGAACTACCTTATATCGACGTTTAATGTTCTTGGTCTCTGCTTTCATGTCAACACAATATACCAAGTACAGATTGCTGTCTGAAGAGTGCCCTGTGTAAATAGACACCTGCATTCCTGTCAGGAGTGGGGACTGATTCCTGATTCCAGATGCCTACCATTCAGTAGGTTTCTGAGCTCGCAATCATATGGAATGtatgaagaatgaaataaaatcaaaaccttATTTTGTACAGTTTTGACATTTATACTTAAAACTGACCACCTCCTGGCCTCGGAGAGCTGTACGGCGTGTAAATCTGCCTTTACCTTGGATTGGTTGGTGCAGTAATTTTGCATTTTGGGACCTACTTTTTTCGTTCAGTAGTttgaactatatataaaatgtacaatCAGTAAAGTTTTTATAGAATAAATATTCAGCTGTGAAAACTGGTTAAATGAAACTAATATTTCTTAAcacatttgaaaacaaacaaaaacacaaattacaATAGGCTACAGGGGTATTCTCCACTTCCTCGTTTAGAGTGGGAGAATGGTGATTAGAGTATTGTCTGGTGTCTCTGAGAAGTCCTTTTCTTTGTGATTCTTCCCAAATCTTCCATAGTTGTGTCTATGTTGGAAGTGTATTTGaccaataaataaagttttttcagAGTTTTCCTGAAAAATAGTCTTGGGATCAGACTGAGTGTGTCTAGAAAAGAAGCTTTGTTAAAGTAGTGCTTCTTAAAGTGAGGTTTGTGGACCCCTTAGAGTCCCTGAAACTCTTTTAGGGGATCTGTGAgcttaaaactgtttttaaaacactAAGATGCTTTTTGCTCTTTCTAGtgtattaacatttgaattgatcaaacaaatataattttatctgTTGGCACCTTAGCATGAATCAAGCAATGGCACCAAACACTACTACAGTCACTGTAATCTTCCCTACCACTGAGTTtgcagtaaaaacaaacaaaatgccagtttcacttaagaatttCCTTGATGAATCAGTAacaattattgattttatttaaactcAACTTTTAAATgcacatcatttaaaaattttgtgtgatGAAATGGGAAGTGCATATAAAGAGCTCCTAATGCATGTCAAAATATGCTGGTTGTCTAGCAAGGGCACTAGTGCAACTGAGTTGTAAGCTGAACTTTTCTCATGTAACATTTTTGATTGAAAAGACAACTGAAAGACTTGCTGAGTCATACTTGTGTATTTGGTAGACATTTTTGGGGAAAATGCACGAaatgagcctgtcacttcaaggacaACAACTCACAGTGTTTGTTACCAAAGATAGCATTTgagcttttaagaaaaaattagaacGTTGGGAAACTTGTATCCACCACTTCGAGCTTGAAAACTTAAGAACTTAAAGACGTATCTAATGAGATTTATGATGGTATTAACAAATATGATGTTTTAATATTGTACAATGAAATGTGCCAATATTTGGACCATCCAGATAAGacagtgaaccaatattttcaaATGACCAATGCATCAGGTTACAAAATCATGGATGGataaaagatatattcaaagtgtaaGATAGATCAACGAACTTAATGTAATAGTATGAAAACGTCATGAATTTCACATTGCAGCTAATCTTTGAGAAATTATCACTTGTTCAGCTTTGATGTATTATTAATGAGGAATGTCCATAATTCTCTGAAAGCTGTTAAATTAAATACTCCCTCCTTGCCTACTACATGTATGTGTGAGGCCagatttttttcatgtacttCAACCAAAGCAGtatatcacaacagattgaatgcagaggCAAATATGAGAATCCAGCTCTTTTCTATTAATTTAGACATTAAAGAGAATTGCAAAAAGTAAATCAATTCCACTCTTTTCTATaacttttttggaaaatatttttttttgtaaaattgaTAATTAACATGTAACAGGGtcataattgtatttttaaatgatttaagaaatatttaaaattttttgttttaatttctagtaTGTTACATGTCAATAGATATAACTCACATGAATAAAATAACTTTGGGaccctcaataatttttaagggtCTAAGTTGACCCTGAGACTAAAATGTTTGAGGaccacagtttaaaaatattaaccagTTTCTATTTTTCCTATTGCCATGTCTTGAAGGCTAGTTGAAGAATGAACTTTTATACTTGATGTGTTTTGTTTTACAGTATAGGATATATTCTGTTAAAGATGGAAAAGATGGTAAATCTCTGCCGTGTATGTTGTGTGACACCATGGGGCTGGATGAGAAAGAGGGAGTAGGCTTATGTGTGGCTGACATACCCCACATCTTAAAAGGCTGCGTGCCAGACAGATATCAGGTAAGCATCCTTCAATGTCTAAAACATTTCAAATCATTTTCATCAATGCTTTTCATTGACTTTTTACCCCAGGCAGTTTCAACTGTCATAAAGTGGTTTTAACACCAACCAACACTGCTGTACTTTAATAAGTATTCATGTAAGGAAAGTAGATAACAGCTCTTATTTTCTATAGCATTAAGAAATATAGCCAAAAGGCAAGATTCTACTCATATAGGTTCCAGGGAAAGTTCAGGAGGAGCTGTGTTTATATCATTCTTTACAATGATGTAAAATAGTAGGAAAGTAGTAGTATAATCTCTTGCACTTTAATAATCTCTTAGGCAAAATATTGAAACAACCACTTTTTGTTGAAGTGTGATGTTATACTGAAAGTAATCAGGCTTCACTACTTAAATACTTAGATTCAAAGGTTGGCTCTGCCACCAATTA
Above is a window of Balaenoptera acutorostrata chromosome 1, mBalAcu1.1, whole genome shotgun sequence DNA encoding:
- the IFI44L gene encoding interferon-induced protein 44-like isoform X1, yielding MAVRTTLTWNEEKSLQKLLGNVSLILLYKSTVHGNRISNMHDRCIRQGSTVTMIYCPTNSFGIFMLGHYPEISESFRKPNTSFYFSLQKNKTMEMTGAFLNSTSKISNDQLEFQFSISPVQYLSLDLYNRTIVIPQLLMEKLGLNSDLRYRVLECEVFRVEGIKDAAGYINRITRATQHRNSLLADLRAYRPYADLVSEIRILLLGPVGSGKSSFFNSVKSIFHGHLTHQAIVGSDVTSITEQYRIYSVKDGKDGKSLPCMLCDTMGLDEKEGVGLCVADIPHILKGCVPDRYQFSPHKPITPKHPTFITSPSLKDRIHCVAYVFDINSIDNLSSKMVAKFKQVQKEVLNCGVAHVALFTKVNNCYEVLQDNFLKMNKSMISQSQIQNANKMLGIPLSNILVVENYASEREMDPLKDILILSALKQMFRAADDFLEDLPLE
- the IFI44L gene encoding interferon-induced protein 44-like isoform X2, encoding MAVRTTLTWNEEKSLQKLLGNVSLILLYKSTVHGNRISNMHDRCIRQGSTVTMIYCPTNSFGIFMLGHYPEISESFRKPNTSFYFSLQKNKTMEMTGAFLNSTSKISNDQLEFQFSISPVQYLSLDLYNRTIVIPQLLMEKLGLNSDLRYRVLECEVFRVEGIKDAAGYINRITRATQHRNSLLADLRAYRPYADLVSEIRILLLGPVGSGKSSFFNSVKSIFHGHLTHQAIVGSDVTSITEQYRIYSVKDGKDGKSLPCMLCDTMGLDEKEGVGLCVADIPHILKGCVPDRYQFSPHKPITPKHPTFITSPSLKDRIHCVAYVFDINSIDNLSSKMVAKFKQVQKEVLNCGVAHVALFTKVNNCYEVLQDNFLKMNKSMISQSQIQLWESSSSACDISCLDSDTWPKPGLLTASLRLCFYSCFTFCL